The following coding sequences are from one Sandaracinaceae bacterium window:
- a CDS encoding helix-turn-helix transcriptional regulator, whose protein sequence is MGIHMLRRNGSCTGVARMDGLLGVRYLVTVRHADSGVGGVTVANLSPRQHAIARLAAAGATARETARELGISPHTVRQHLKVAYRALGVSNRVELARAMDSDGAHPPIGDRSLSCPVR, encoded by the coding sequence GTGGGCATCCACATGCTCCGTCGGAACGGCTCCTGCACGGGGGTCGCACGGATGGATGGGCTTCTCGGCGTGCGCTACCTGGTCACGGTACGGCACGCAGACTCTGGTGTTGGCGGCGTTACGGTCGCCAACCTGAGCCCTCGCCAGCATGCCATCGCGCGCCTTGCCGCGGCTGGGGCCACGGCACGAGAGACGGCTCGAGAGCTGGGCATCTCGCCACACACCGTCCGCCAACACCTGAAGGTGGCGTATCGAGCGCTTGGTGTGTCGAATCGCGTCGAGCTAGCTCGCGCGATGGACTCCGATGGCGCCCATCCCCCGATCGGGGATAGATCGCTAAGCTGCCCCGTCCGATAA
- a CDS encoding putative metal-binding motif-containing protein — translation MYPDLGDCDRDNDGVAAVACGGADCDDGDPERFAGNRERCAGLLGDGRSAADHDEDCDPCTVTGRGIDGDNDGDFYLSTSCTNSWMEGNPPSGCDPNYTFVDSAYQERYRGRTATMGTATFIPIRPRCVGTTSTTIADGDSDVGVLFRDLDHDGRGDPTTTRTGDCAIGWVTNSDDCDDTTPWTYVGAAEVCDNRDNDCSLPGTLGGGFEVEDGDGDGAVGALATCIARGEPGVLPFWPVMPRTDCDDDDPDVGPHGVETCGNAVDDATMAWWTTRCRAGAATATVGGAGSANDRIAIVNCVPVPGYVPDCGDCDDTNPTRYPETPVVRRVDNNCDFMSPLAEDVDLGRHSSPNSPCVGSEASGAPAGVYPRTVQRRRAEHLPRRSRAV, via the coding sequence GTGTACCCCGACCTCGGGGACTGCGATCGGGACAACGACGGCGTGGCGGCGGTGGCATGTGGAGGCGCCGACTGTGACGACGGTGACCCTGAGCGTTTTGCGGGGAATCGAGAGCGCTGCGCGGGCCTGCTGGGGGACGGCCGGAGCGCAGCCGATCACGACGAGGACTGTGACCCGTGCACCGTGACCGGCCGGGGCATCGATGGTGACAACGATGGCGACTTCTACCTCTCGACCAGCTGCACCAACAGCTGGATGGAGGGCAACCCGCCGAGCGGCTGCGACCCCAACTACACCTTTGTGGATTCGGCTTACCAGGAAAGGTATCGAGGACGGACTGCAACGATGGGGACAGCAACGTTCATCCCAATCAGGCCGAGGTGTGTGGGGACGACGTCGACAACAATTGCTGACGGCGACTCCGACGTTGGCGTGTTGTTCCGCGACCTGGACCACGATGGACGAGGTGATCCCACGACCACCCGAACGGGGGACTGCGCCATCGGATGGGTCACCAACAGCGACGACTGCGATGACACCACCCCATGGACGTACGTGGGTGCGGCCGAGGTCTGCGACAACCGCGACAACGATTGCTCACTTCCGGGCACACTGGGCGGAGGTTTCGAGGTCGAAGATGGCGACGGCGACGGGGCGGTGGGCGCGCTCGCCACGTGCATCGCCAGAGGAGAGCCCGGGGTTCTGCCGTTCTGGCCCGTGATGCCGCGCACGGACTGCGACGATGACGACCCGGACGTGGGCCCGCACGGCGTCGAGACGTGCGGGAACGCCGTGGACGACGCTACAATGGCGTGGTGGACGACCAGATGCAGAGCTGGTGCCGCGACAGCGACAGTTGGCGGGGCCGGCAGCGCGAACGACCGGATAGCGATCGTGAACTGCGTTCCGGTGCCGGGGTACGTGCCGGACTGTGGCGACTGCGACGACACCAATCCAACCCGCTACCCCGAAACACCGGTGGTGCGACGGGTCGACAACAACTGCGACTTCATGTCGCCGCTGGCAGAGGACGTGGACCTCGGCAGGCACAGCAGCCCGAACAGCCCTTGTGTCGGCAGCGAAGCGTCAGGGGCGCCAGCTGGCGTGTATCCGAGGACGGTGCAACGACGCCGCGCAGAGCATCTACCCCGGCGCTCGAGAGCTGTGTGA
- a CDS encoding helix-turn-helix transcriptional regulator has translation MHFRPEWGVVAEQALRDGSTGSVSLTLEEVVLTAWRLVPQDVTPALGAPGAMALRVRPVARATRFDRRPRPVVAAGELTPRQLEVCEYAASGATVDEIAAQLGISAGTVRTHLKTVYRNLDVANRVELARALGLLGSRAIVAAE, from the coding sequence GTGCACTTTCGGCCGGAGTGGGGCGTCGTCGCAGAGCAGGCCCTGCGCGATGGGAGCACTGGCTCGGTGTCGCTCACCCTGGAGGAGGTGGTGTTGACGGCTTGGCGCCTCGTCCCCCAAGACGTCACGCCGGCCCTCGGTGCTCCGGGGGCCATGGCACTTCGCGTGCGCCCCGTGGCGCGGGCTACGCGATTCGACCGGCGGCCGAGACCGGTTGTGGCCGCGGGAGAACTCACACCCCGGCAGCTCGAGGTTTGCGAATACGCGGCCAGCGGCGCGACGGTGGATGAGATCGCAGCGCAGCTCGGCATCAGCGCGGGCACGGTGCGGACGCACCTGAAGACGGTCTACCGCAACTTGGACGTGGCCAATCGGGTGGAGTTGGCGCGCGCGCTCGGGCTGCTCGGCTCACGGGCCATCGTCGCAGCGGAGTGA
- a CDS encoding PEGA domain-containing protein, which produces MKHARFLVPMILAAVGAWTSPLLAQDESTLERARTLIDAGDLDAAEQTLRAARTLGTPRVAAEHGLLLLRLGRLVEAEAALRVALDGDPDPWVTANRTALNTAMGLVARELSVLQIDVDPAGAVVEVDGDVVAGEGSRSVRLGQGTHALRVSMEGFTVHEEALEVAPGTRLERRIQLTAIACESAGMVRVGDAQACCWPGQSWSSERRTCVGEPSCPEPLSPGPDGCMEWRDDLPSQVAYRSHGFRLSMWGGVTQYVTQDSTLFRDDAYDLGDGPDFGVNAALRLGYRVHRFFAIEVGASTTQVQHYSGWPSTNFGRSSEGTTSGDFATYSVGLFVDFHTRSLTDPGPVDLFFGAGFEPFRRMRSTTNSDAVDAMAVPFELGLSFYMSRGFAFDVLGQYRLIMPSEVCGNDVMVGGVVCQTDGLRTEGEWTALAGFSIQL; this is translated from the coding sequence ATGAAGCACGCCCGATTCCTCGTTCCCATGATCCTGGCAGCGGTGGGTGCTTGGACCTCCCCGCTCCTCGCACAAGACGAGAGCACGCTCGAGCGCGCAAGAACGCTGATCGACGCTGGCGACCTCGACGCGGCAGAGCAGACGTTGCGTGCCGCTCGGACGCTGGGGACGCCACGTGTGGCGGCCGAGCATGGTCTGTTGCTGCTGCGCCTCGGGCGCCTCGTCGAGGCTGAAGCGGCGCTTCGGGTGGCGCTCGATGGGGATCCAGACCCGTGGGTCACCGCGAATCGGACGGCGTTGAACACTGCCATGGGGCTCGTCGCTCGTGAGCTCAGCGTCCTCCAGATCGACGTCGACCCCGCGGGCGCGGTGGTGGAGGTCGACGGTGACGTGGTGGCCGGTGAAGGCTCGCGCTCGGTGCGCCTCGGTCAGGGGACTCACGCGCTGCGTGTCTCCATGGAGGGATTCACCGTCCATGAAGAGGCCCTCGAAGTCGCGCCAGGGACACGGCTCGAGCGTCGTATCCAGCTCACAGCCATCGCATGCGAGTCTGCCGGAATGGTCCGCGTGGGTGACGCCCAGGCCTGTTGCTGGCCCGGACAATCATGGTCCAGCGAACGGCGCACGTGTGTTGGGGAGCCAAGCTGCCCCGAGCCACTCAGTCCGGGACCCGACGGTTGCATGGAGTGGCGCGACGATCTCCCAAGCCAGGTGGCATATCGCTCGCACGGGTTTCGGCTCTCCATGTGGGGCGGCGTCACCCAGTACGTGACCCAGGACAGCACGCTCTTTCGCGACGACGCGTACGACCTCGGTGACGGTCCGGACTTCGGCGTGAACGCCGCACTTCGTCTCGGGTACCGAGTACATCGCTTCTTCGCCATCGAGGTCGGCGCCAGTACGACGCAGGTGCAGCACTACTCGGGCTGGCCTTCGACCAATTTCGGCCGGTCCTCGGAGGGAACCACGTCGGGCGACTTCGCGACATACAGCGTTGGTCTCTTCGTGGACTTTCACACTCGCTCGCTGACGGACCCAGGTCCGGTGGATCTCTTCTTCGGGGCAGGCTTCGAGCCATTCCGACGGATGCGTTCGACCACGAACAGCGACGCCGTCGATGCGATGGCCGTTCCCTTCGAGCTGGGTCTCAGTTTCTATATGTCTCGCGGCTTCGCGTTCGATGTACTGGGACAGTACCGACTCATCATGCCCAGCGAGGTCTGCGGCAATGACGTCATGGTTGGTGGGGTCGTCTGCCAGACCGACGGCCTGAGGACCGAGGGCGAGTGGACGGCGCTCGCCGGGTTCTCCATTCAACTCTGA